GGAATCAGCCGCGCTGGATACCCAAAGCTTCAGTATTACACCAATTTCCCTCCGGTGAAGAAAACGGCAGAACTGCACACCTACGACGAAATGCATGGCTATTACTTCCGGTTTGAAGCGGAGACTCACCACGCGGGAGAATACCAGAATTATATTGAAGAATTTGCCTCCTGTCTCTTTCAGGGCAAAACACCAAAGCCGGATCTGGAGGAAGGGATTCGGACGATTGCGGTGCTGGAAGCAATCGATGAGTCGATGCGGACCGGAAAAGTTGTGAAAGTAGATGAAGTGCTGGCAAAATATCTTGGCTGAAGCAGGAAAGGAAGATGAGGGTGGACTACCGCCGGAGAACTGCGGCTAGGCAGCCAATCCGCTATATCGGCTCCGAAAAAGCAGATATCCGCTTCTATGACGGAGCCTTAAGGCGCGCCATCGGTGCCAAAAACTATCAGGTAATGCGGGCCAACCGAGAGTTTCCTGAATCCCAGGAGGATTACGGCTGGACCTACAACCACGCGCCGATGCTCTGCTGGTGGAACGATCATTTCTGGGTTCAGTATCTCAGCAATCCGGTCAGCGAGCATGAACCGCCATCCCATACGCTTTTGACTTGGTCCCGAGATGGAGAAAAGTGGTCTAAGCCGGTTGTGATCTTTCCCCAATTTCCCCTGCCGGAAGGGGTTTATACCGGTCCGGAAAAGGAGCTGTTAAAGCCCGGTGATACTGCCATCATGCACCAGCGGATGGGCTTTTATGTTACCAACAGCGGCAGGCTTTTGGTGTTAGGATTTTACGGTGTTTCCCCTAGGAAACAGGTCAGTCCCAACAATGGCTGGGGCATTGCCCGGGTGGTACGGGAAGTCTACGCAGACTTTACCTTCTCTCCGGTTTATGTGATCCGCTATAACGAATACGGTGGTTTCCAGCCTGAGCACATCGATTTTCCATTTTATCAAACCAGCGGCGATCCGGGCTTTATTGCAGCTTGTGATGAGCTGCTCGGCAATAAACTTGTAGTTCGGCAGTGGTGGGAAGAGCAGCGCTTCGATACCGAGCTCTTTAGTCAGTCCAGCCGGCAGGCATTCTGTTTCTATACTCTGCCGGATCAGCGTGTAGTCGGACTTTATAAGCACGCCGATGTCAATATCAGTGAGGATGGTGGAGAGAGCTGGGGCGATTATACTAGGTGCACATCGATTGAAACTTCAACCGGAAAGATCTGGGGCGAAAGAACAGAAGACGGCAGGTATGCTCTGGTTTACAATCCATCCACTGACAGCATGCACCGCTGGCCGCTGGCAGTTGTTACCAGCGATGATGGTGAAAATTTCGATCAGCTGCTGACTCTGACCCCTTTCGTTCCGCCTACCCGCTATGAAGGCTGGGCCAAGAATCTGGGTCCCCAGTATGTGCGGGGAATCTGTGAAGGCTTTCCTAAGCCCATGGACGGACATTTGTGGGTTACCTACAGCATGAATAAAGAGGATATCTGGGTCTGCAGGGTACCGGTGCCCATTACCGGTGAAGAAACCGAGCCCATAGATGAGGATTTCAGCGATCCGAACATTCCCAAATGGAACATTTACGCTCCGAGCTGGTGCCGGATCAATTGCTGTAAGGACAGCAAGGGTTTAGTAATCCGGGATAGTGATCCCTATGATAAAGCCATCGCCGAGCGGGTATTTCCGGAATCAGTGGTTCTTACCCTTCAGACTGAGATCATTCCTAACACAATCGGCGAAGCGGGGTTGTATCTAGATCTAACCGATGGCAGAGGCTCGACGCCGGTCAGAATAGTCTTTAAGCCGGATTACAATCTCTTTGTTAAAGCAAATGGCGTGTACCACCAGATCCACAGCTTTGCAGTAGATAAGGTTTATGGGATTACTATTAAAGCGGACTGTGTGCTCAATCAGTTTGCAGTTTGGATCAGCTGTGAAGAAGAAGAGCTGATTGCAAAAACCTACCGGTTTAATACATCAGTCCATAGTTTAGAGCGGCTGGTTTTCCAGACCAAAGATCGGGTTAATAACTATGATTTAGAATCAAACGGTAAAGATGGCAGTATGAGCGACCTTCCCAATGCGGGCAGGCGCGCTCCGGAAACGAAGTTTGTGATTACTATGGTGAAGACCATGGATCATCTTAAGTGAAAGGCGTGACATCATGATCAATCAGCATCTTTCCTATAAAGGCCGCACTCTGCGGACCAGACCCGGCAAACTGCTGCTGGGTCCTACCGGCAAGCGCTTGTTTGCCGATTACTTAGATAAAGAACCGGGCTTTGTAGGACGGATTGATTTTATCCATACCATCAATTTAACAGGTTTATATCGCGTAAAATGCAGCGCTGTTCAGGACTATGAAGCGGCGGAAACGGTTTGGTATCCCAGTATGCTCACAATGGAGCTGGACAGCAGTCGGGTGACCTTTTCCGAAACCAAATTTATAACTTTAGATGACTGCGCTGTATCCTGCCAAACTTGGACTAACAAAACGGGCAGACCCATTGAAATTGCTTTAGAAGTAGGGGCAGAGCTCTGCGAAGCTGAGTACGACGCTGAATCGGAGTGCATGATCTTCCGCTCTCCTAAGACCGATCACGGCTTTGCAGTGGGAGCAGCGGTGAAAACTGATCTTGGTTTAGAAGCTAATCCGTTAATGCTGAACCCCGGGGAAAGTGTGGATTTTGTGGTCTGCGCTGCGGTAGGAAATCTGGAAACTGAAACCACTGCCGACTTAATTCAGAAAGTGAAAACCTATTTCAGCGGCGATCAGGATTATATTGAAAGGCAGAATAGAGAATACCAGCGCTTTTTCGATGCAATTCCCTACTTCGATTCCAGCGATCCGGTTTTAAACAAAACCTGGTATTACCGCTGGTTCATCCTCCGCCACAATCTGGCCCAGCCTGATTACGGATTTCTTAAGGGCGCGGTAATGTATGAAGGGCGGTCGCACAAGAAGTCGAAAGCGCCCCTTTCCAGCCGCGGGTGGGGATTTGCCAAATTAATTAATTTATCCACACCACACCATATCGTGGATATGCGCTGGCATTTAAACCAGAAGTTTGTTTATGAAATGATCGAAAACATGGTCAATAACTTAGAGGAGAATGGCCTGTTCTGCTCCGCGTATGTAGACCGCCGGCTCCACTCATTTGCCAATTACGGCATTTGGGCAATCTACCAGTTCTATTTGGTCAGCGGCGATCAAGAGTTCATCAGGAAAATTCTGCCCAGGCTTAAGGAAGTAATCGCTAACGCCGACCGGGTTTATTCCCGAGACGACAACCTCCATGTCGAGGTTAAGCACAACCGCACCGGCAAGGAATATCAGCCAAGCTACTGGTATTTCCACAATTACCCGGATAATCCCAAGGATCCAGAAACCTATACCCATCTGAAGCGGGTAGACCGCTCCATCTACCACTACCAAAATGTGCTGGGAACAGCTAGATTGTGCGAAGCGGTTGGCGATCCGGATAGTGAGCAGTACAGGGCCAAGGCTGAGGCTATTAAAAATGATGTTCTCACCAAAATGTGGGATCAGGAAACCGAATTTTTCTATGATCTCCACCATGAAACAGATGAAAAGGCGATGGTCAAGAACATTGTGGGCATTTATCCCCATTGGGCTCAAATCACAGCGGAAGAGCATTTAGGGGCCCTGGAAAAACTCTTTGATCCAGATCATTTCCACACGAACAGCCCATTCCCATCGGTTTCTAGGGAATGTCCAGCGTACCGCCCGGAAGGGGGATGGATGGGACGGTTTATCAAGGGTAGAAACGGCTGTGTCTGGTGCGGACCATCGTGGCCTTACACAACCGGGGTTGCTATTGACGCGATCGGATTGGAAAGCAAGCGATACAATCACCGCTATGATCGGGAATTCGCCTATTATCTTCGGGAGTACTCCCTGCAGCATTTTCGGGATCGTGACCTTAACAAGCCTTATCTGGTTGAGCACTACCACGGCGAAACCGGCGAGCCCATCAGCGATGAGCCTGATTACAACCACTCTTTTTACATCAACCTGATTATGACTCACGCTGCCGGTATTGATATCCGGGAAGATGGGATTCACTTTGATCCCATTGATATCGGGTTGGATTACTTTATTTTAGACCAAGTTCATATTCAAGGTGATATATATAAAATTACGTATAAAAAGCCGGACTGCACTGATCCCAAGGCAGAGGGGCTTGAATCCGGCTACAATGTTTATAAAAATGGGATCAAGCTGGAGCTTTAAGGAAGGAGAATTGCTTTGGCACAGGATACGTTCGCAGACTTATTCGCGGATCTTGCCCTGACTGAGCATCCGGGAAGTAATGATCAGGTACAGGAAGTTAAACCGCCTGTTTTAGAGAAACAGTTTTTTCAGCCAAGTAATGAGATAGCTGATCCCACTGCCGAGCTTTCCTATCAGGAAAAACTCAAGCAGTTTGAAAATGAGCTGCAGAAACTGCGGATGAAGTATGCGCCGTTTCTGGAAAACCATGTTCCGGAGCCACCTCTGGAGCGGCGCCGCTTGTCCCTTACCGAGTTTCAGTTTCGCTATCAGACTGAAGCGGATTATGAGTTTACCAATGTGCTGAATGGCTTAGGTGAGTGGGAGCAGGTTACCATTCCCGACTATCGGGGTCCTGCCGGCGAGGACGGCAAGTGGACCGGTTATTACCGCACCGAATTTAAATTCGAGAAAACTCCTGGGAAAAGAGTATATTTAGTGTTTAAAGGTGTGGATTACGCTGCGGATGTTTATGTCAATAACAAGTGCGTCGGCAGGCATGAAGGTTTTTTTGCACCTTTTGAATTTGATGTGACTGAGCTTATTCAAGAACACAATGTGCTGGTGGTGGAAGTCAAGAATGACTATCCGACCCTGGGAGTGCAGGAAAATCAGCGGTTAGACGGGGATAAAATCTACGCTGCCACCGGTCCGGGTTGGGATGATCCGGAGTCGGGCTGGCATCACTGCCCACC
The nucleotide sequence above comes from Bacillota bacterium. Encoded proteins:
- a CDS encoding six-hairpin glycosidase, producing the protein MRVDYRRRTAARQPIRYIGSEKADIRFYDGALRRAIGAKNYQVMRANREFPESQEDYGWTYNHAPMLCWWNDHFWVQYLSNPVSEHEPPSHTLLTWSRDGEKWSKPVVIFPQFPLPEGVYTGPEKELLKPGDTAIMHQRMGFYVTNSGRLLVLGFYGVSPRKQVSPNNGWGIARVVREVYADFTFSPVYVIRYNEYGGFQPEHIDFPFYQTSGDPGFIAACDELLGNKLVVRQWWEEQRFDTELFSQSSRQAFCFYTLPDQRVVGLYKHADVNISEDGGESWGDYTRCTSIETSTGKIWGERTEDGRYALVYNPSTDSMHRWPLAVVTSDDGENFDQLLTLTPFVPPTRYEGWAKNLGPQYVRGICEGFPKPMDGHLWVTYSMNKEDIWVCRVPVPITGEETEPIDEDFSDPNIPKWNIYAPSWCRINCCKDSKGLVIRDSDPYDKAIAERVFPESVVLTLQTEIIPNTIGEAGLYLDLTDGRGSTPVRIVFKPDYNLFVKANGVYHQIHSFAVDKVYGITIKADCVLNQFAVWISCEEEELIAKTYRFNTSVHSLERLVFQTKDRVNNYDLESNGKDGSMSDLPNAGRRAPETKFVITMVKTMDHLK